Proteins from a genomic interval of Polaribacter sejongensis:
- a CDS encoding 2Fe-2S iron-sulfur cluster-binding protein has protein sequence MAKITFITADNESITVEGTSGSVMELAVNNNIKGIDGDCGGVCSCATCHVHVEPEFVAKTGQAEELENDMLEFDDLTNEYSRLSCQLQVSEDLDGVVFKVAK, from the coding sequence ATGGCAAAAATAACATTTATAACAGCAGACAACGAATCAATAACTGTTGAAGGTACTTCTGGTTCAGTAATGGAATTAGCAGTAAATAATAACATAAAAGGAATAGATGGAGATTGTGGTGGTGTTTGCTCCTGCGCTACATGTCATGTACATGTTGAACCAGAATTTGTAGCAAAAACAGGGCAAGCAGAAGAACTAGAAAATGATATGTTAGAATTTGATGATTTAACAAACGAATACAGTCGTCTTTCTTGTCAGCTTCAAGTAAGTGAAGATTTAGATGGAGTTGTTTTTAAAGTTGCAAAATAA
- a CDS encoding AraC family transcriptional regulator, whose product MQPKFEKVALNNQKSIIAFRYSGDRFYAPWHFHPQHELTFIEKSSGTKFIGDYVGPFEEGELVLVRTNVPHCWKNNSIINTGCSSIVIQWNTGIYAKVPEMESVFKMLKAASKGILFTKENASEVFTLLKELLTLEGTELYLKFQNILVLLSRFEYRELSEKSFIDDLPSEYSSRIRKVHDYVESHYHKKIQLKELADLVNMSEQSFSRFFNKIMGRPFFTFLNQYKINMAKRMLMDTDWSVREICFACGYESVPFFHRQFKKFTNNTPSFYKRKQSK is encoded by the coding sequence ATGCAGCCGAAATTTGAAAAAGTAGCTTTAAATAATCAGAAATCTATTATTGCGTTTAGGTATTCTGGAGATCGGTTTTATGCACCTTGGCATTTTCATCCTCAGCATGAGCTTACGTTTATAGAAAAGAGTAGTGGAACCAAATTTATTGGCGATTATGTTGGTCCGTTTGAGGAAGGTGAGTTGGTTTTAGTAAGAACAAATGTGCCGCATTGTTGGAAAAATAATTCGATAATCAATACTGGTTGCTCTTCAATTGTTATTCAATGGAATACGGGTATTTATGCTAAAGTACCGGAAATGGAAAGTGTTTTTAAAATGCTAAAAGCGGCATCGAAAGGTATTTTGTTTACAAAAGAAAATGCTTCTGAAGTGTTTACTTTACTAAAAGAATTATTGACTTTAGAAGGAACGGAATTGTATTTAAAATTTCAAAATATATTGGTATTACTATCTAGGTTTGAATATAGAGAACTCTCAGAAAAAAGTTTTATAGATGATTTGCCTTCAGAATATAGTTCTCGCATTCGAAAAGTACACGATTATGTAGAAAGCCATTATCATAAAAAAATACAATTAAAAGAATTAGCAGATTTAGTAAATATGTCTGAACAGTCTTTTTCTCGTTTTTTTAATAAAATAATGGGAAGGCCTTTTTTTACTTTTTTAAATCAATATAAGATAAATATGGCAAAAAGAATGTTAATGGACACCGATTGGTCTGTAAGAGAAATTTGTTTTGCTTGTGGCTATGAGTCTGTTCCTTTTTTTCATAGACAATTTAAGAAGTTTACAAATAATACACCTTCTTTTTATAAAAGAAAACAGAGTAAATGA
- a CDS encoding cytochrome P450: MKASEFPDAFKDARQKEGVGKMNDQDDPVTMVLRHKEVRKCAHQWQAFQSGGDEVGRIVIPSEVKIRDTRQIPFEVDPPQHKSFRDILDPWFKRPLNEEYSSKITTIIEEIIDESLKSNEVEVVADFALKLQSRALTLLLNIPYSEANLWISWGTHVFRSDDSDLDADKANILYDYIDKQIDLAIETPSESLYSVLLNSEVDGEKMTKEEVKGVLILTFAGGRDTVINAVTNSIAYFAGNPKALAVLKEKPEMINNAVEELVRYFSPLTQMGRVATKDTHVCEHAIKADTRISLNWASANRDENVFETPNEVVLDRKVNPHVSFGFGTHNCLGATHARQILRILLAKLSQKVTSIATLDSKENIENLGEFNRKVGFDSLNVQFKK, from the coding sequence ATGAAAGCAAGCGAATTTCCAGATGCGTTTAAAGATGCAAGACAAAAAGAAGGTGTTGGTAAAATGAATGACCAAGATGATCCTGTAACGATGGTTTTGCGTCATAAAGAAGTACGTAAATGTGCGCATCAATGGCAAGCTTTTCAATCTGGTGGAGATGAAGTTGGACGAATTGTAATTCCGTCTGAAGTAAAAATTAGAGACACTAGGCAAATTCCTTTTGAAGTAGATCCACCGCAACATAAATCGTTTAGAGACATTTTAGATCCTTGGTTTAAAAGACCTTTAAACGAAGAATATTCATCAAAAATAACAACCATTATTGAAGAGATTATTGATGAATCTTTAAAAAGTAATGAAGTTGAAGTTGTTGCCGATTTTGCTTTAAAACTACAATCTAGAGCTTTAACATTACTATTAAACATACCGTATTCTGAAGCCAATTTATGGATTTCATGGGGAACACACGTATTTAGAAGTGATGATTCTGATTTAGATGCAGACAAAGCAAATATTTTATATGATTATATTGATAAACAAATAGATTTGGCTATAGAAACACCAAGTGAGAGTTTGTATTCTGTGCTTTTAAATTCTGAAGTTGATGGTGAAAAAATGACAAAAGAAGAAGTAAAAGGCGTATTGATTTTAACTTTTGCAGGTGGTAGAGATACTGTGATTAATGCAGTTACAAACTCTATAGCTTACTTTGCAGGGAATCCAAAAGCTTTGGCGGTTTTAAAAGAAAAACCAGAAATGATTAACAATGCCGTTGAAGAATTGGTTCGTTATTTCTCTCCATTAACTCAAATGGGAAGAGTAGCAACTAAAGATACTCACGTCTGTGAACATGCTATTAAGGCAGATACAAGAATTTCTTTAAATTGGGCATCTGCCAACAGAGATGAAAACGTTTTTGAAACCCCAAATGAAGTCGTTTTAGACCGAAAAGTAAACCCACATGTTAGTTTTGGTTTTGGAACTCATAACTGTTTAGGAGCAACGCATGCTCGTCAAATTTTAAGAATACTATTGGCGAAATTATCACAAAAAGTAACTTCAATAGCAACTCTAGATTCAAAAGAAAATATAGAAAATTTAGGAGAATTTAATAGAAAAGTAGGTTTCGATTCATTGAACGTACAATTTAAAAAATAG